The following proteins come from a genomic window of Nicotiana tomentosiformis chromosome 12, ASM39032v3, whole genome shotgun sequence:
- the LOC104098703 gene encoding signal recognition particle 9 kDa protein codes for MVYITSWDDFVERSVQLFRADPEKTRYVMKYRHSDGKLVLKVTDDKECLKFKTDQAQDAKKMEKLNNIFFTLMARGPDADISEVGGKEQMDAQAPKKGRGRKQ; via the exons atggtGTATATAACGTCGTGGGATGACTTTGTGGAGAGATCCGTACAGTTATTTCGCGCCGATCCCGAGAAA ACTCGCTATGTGATGAAATACAGACATTCTGATGGTAAATTGGTTCTCAAGGTCACCGATGATAAAGAG TGTCTCAAGTTTAAGACTGACCAAGCCCAGGATGCCAAGAAGATGGAGAAACTTAACAACATTTTTTTCACCTTGATGGCTCGTGGTCCAGATG CTGATATATCAGAAGTGGGTGGGAAAGAACAAATGGACGCACAGGCACCTAAGAAGGGGAGAGGAAGGAAACAATAA